Proteins co-encoded in one Sebastes fasciatus isolate fSebFas1 chromosome 11, fSebFas1.pri, whole genome shotgun sequence genomic window:
- the LOC141776986 gene encoding E3 ubiquitin-protein ligase MARCHF2-like, whose product MSSSGCCHLPGSLCDYSGNAESDASKDSEESDSTAQAQYIAKVTAKDGRPLSTVVKAVSLQSDVGMCRICHEGAGGETLLSPCDCTGTLGKVHKSCLEKWLSSSNTSYCELCHTEFTIERRPQPLTQWLKDPGPRSEKRTLLCDMACFLLITPLAAISGWLCLRGAQDHLQLKSRLEAVGLIALTIALFTIYILWTLVSFRYHCQLYSEWRRTNQKVRLLMPDMKGAHTTQRSVPTKSTKKMTDETIV is encoded by the exons ATGTCTTCGTCAGGGTGCTGCCACCTGCCCGGCTCCCTTTGTGATTACTCCGGGAACGCCGAATCTGACGCCTCCAAGGATTCGGAGGAGTCTGATTCTACCGCGCAGGCCCAGTACATTGCCAAGGTTACGGCTAAAGATGGCCGCCCACTCTCCACCGTTGTCAAAGCGGTGAGCTTGCAGAG CGATGTGGGCATGTGTCGGATTTGTCACGAGGGAGCTGGAGGGGAGACGCTGCTCTCACCCTGCGACTGCACTGGTACGCTGGGTAAAGTGCACAAGAGCTGCTTGGAGAAGTGGCTGTCCTCCTCCAACACCAGCTACTGTGAACTCTGTCACACAGAATTCACTATTGAACGACGACCACAACCACTCACACAG TGGCTGAAGGACCCAGGTCCTCGCAGTGAGAAGCGTACGCTGCTGTGCGACATGGCCTGCTTTCTCCTCATCACACCCCTGGCCGCCATCTCTGGCTGGCTGTGTCTGAGGGGAGCCCAGGACCACCTGCAGCTGAAGAGCAGACTCGAGGCCGTAGGCCTCATCGCCCTCACCATCGCCCTTTTCACCATCTACATCCTCTGGACACTG GTGTCATTTCGGTATCACTGTCAGTTATACTCGGAGTGGAGGAGGACCAATCAGAAAGTGCGCCTGCTCATGCCCGACATGAAAGGGGCGCACACCACCCAGCGTTCTGTGCCGACCAAGTCGACCAAGAAAATGACTGACGAGACCATCGTATGA